From a region of the Anoplopoma fimbria isolate UVic2021 breed Golden Eagle Sablefish chromosome 16, Afim_UVic_2022, whole genome shotgun sequence genome:
- the gjc4b gene encoding gap junction gamma-1 protein yields MSWSFLTRLLDEISNHSTFVGKIWLTLLIVFRIVLTAVGGESIYYDEQSKFVCNTQQPGCENVCYDAFAPLSHIRFWVFQVIMITTPTIMYLGFAMHKIARMDDNDYLPRNRKRMPIVSRGANRDYEEAEDNGEEDPMILEEIEPEKEKEVVEKPSKKHDGRRRIKRDGLMKVYVFQLFSRAIFEGSFLFGQYVLYGLEVVPSYVCTRSPCPHTVDCFVSRPTEKTIFLLIMYAVSALCLLFTILEILHLGISGVRDCFCAPRPRPPIPRNTAPSSQRSSICRQPSAPPGYNTALKKDPSGKMGFRDNLGDSGRESFGDEASSRELERLRRHLKLAQQHLDLAYQNGESSPSRSSSPESNGTAVEQNRLNFAQEKQSSTCEKGLRA; encoded by the exons ATGAGCTGGAGCTTCCTCACACGTCTGCTGGACGAGATCTCCAACCACTCCACCTTTGTGGGCAAAATCTGGCTCACCCTCCTCATCGTTTTCCGCATCGTGCTGACCGCCGTCGGGGGCGAGTCCATCTACTACGATGAACAGAGCAAATTCGTGTGTAACACGCAGCAACCCGGTTGTGAGAACGTTTGCTACGACGCGTTCGCGCCGCTATCGCACATCCGCTTCTGGGTGTTCCAGGTGATCATGATCACCACCCCCACCATCATGTACCTCGGCTTTGCCATGCACAAGATCGCCCGCATGGACGACAACGACTACCTGCCCCGGAACAGGAAGCGGATGCCGATAGTGAGCCGCGGCGCCAACCGGGACTACGAGGAGGCGGAGGATAACGGGGAGGAAGATCCCATGATCCTGGAAGAGATTGAGccagagaaggaaaaggaagtGGTGGAGAAACCCAGCAAGAAGCACGACGGGCGGCGCCGCATCAAGCGGGACggcctgatgaaggtctacgtgtTTCAGCTGTTTTCTCGCGCCATCTTCGAGGGCTCGTTCCTGTTCGGACAGTACGTCCTCTACGGGCTGGAGGTGGTGCCGTCGTACGTGTGCACGCGCTCTCCCTGCCCGCACACGGTGGACTGCTTCGTCTCGCGCCCCACGGAGAAAACCATCTTCCTGCTCATCATGTACGCCGTCAGCGCCCTGTGCTTACTCTTCACCATTCTGGAGATCCTTCACCTCGGGATCAGCGGCGTCCGGGACTGCTTCTGCGCGCCGCGGCCTCGGCCCCCCATCCCCCGCAACACGGCCCCATCCAGCCAGAGGTCCTCCATCTGCCGCCAGCCGTCGGCACCTCCCGGCTACAACACGGCTCTGAAGAAAGACCCGTCGGGGAAAATGGGCTTCAGGGACAACCTGGGAGACTCGGGTCGCGAGTCGTTTGGGGACGAGGCGTCATCGCGGGAGCTGGAGAGGCTGCGGAGACACCTGAAACTGGCCCAGCAGCATCTGGACCTGGCTTACCAGAATGGGGAGAGCAGTCCGTCGCGCAGCAGCAGCCCCGAGTCCAACGGCACTGCGGTTGAGCAGAACAGACTAAACTTTGCCCAGGAGAAGCAGAGCAGTACATGTGAGAAAg GTCTCCGTGCATAG